From Scomber japonicus isolate fScoJap1 chromosome 22, fScoJap1.pri, whole genome shotgun sequence, one genomic window encodes:
- the LOC128383668 gene encoding Fc receptor-like protein 5 has product MLFDFDKNAKSHYNVISALSASLTVSPSRSQMFEGEFVSMSCEEDDNSAGWKLRRNTTRDTRKECGVKWGKIIRSSCNISDIITLDSGVYWCESREGATSNSINITVTGGPVILQSPVLPVMEGDDVTLHCKTKTSNLPADFYKDGSLIRTEPAGHMTIHNVSKSDEGLYKCNIRSHGESPSSWISVTGEILSAEKPTSTAPPPVSAPSQLVIRLVCHLVVFCPYFISTLLMVSSCRHRPTGYDLPVSMTTEAAERLAEEYDDIVAVTTEHHF; this is encoded by the exons ATGTTGTTTGACTTTGACAAAAATGCAAAGAGTCATTACAATGTCATTTCAGccctctcagcctctctgacTGTGAGTCCCAGCAGATCTCAGATGTTTGAAGGAGAGTTTGTCTCTATGAGCTGTGAGGAGGACGACAACTCTGCTGGATGGAAGCTGAGGAGGAACACAACCAGAGACACCAGGAAGGAGTGTGGAGTTAAATGGGGGAAAATAATTCGTTCTTCTtgtaacatcagtgacatcatcacactggACAGTGGAGTTTACTGGTGTGAGTCCAGAGAGGGAGCAACCAGTAACAGCAtcaacatcactgtcactg gTGGACCAGTGATCCTGCAGAGTCCTGTCCTCcctgtgatggagggagatgatgtcactctgcacTGTAAAACAAAGACCTCCAACCTCCCAGCTGATTTCTATAAAGATGGCTCCCTCATCAGGACTGAgcctgcaggtcacatgaccatcCACAATGTTTCCAAATCTGATGAAGGCCTCTACAAGTGTAACATCAGAAGTCATGGAGAGTCTCCATCCAGCTGGATCTCTGTCACAG GTGAGATTCTCTCTGCAGAAAAACCTACAAGCACCGCCCCACCCCCTGTCTCAGCTCCCTCCCAGCTTGTGATCAGACTGGTCTGCCACCTAGTGGTGTTCTGTCCGTACTTCATCTCCACTCTCCTCATGGTGTCTTCATGTCGACACAGACCCACAG GATATGACCTGCCTGTCTCCATGACGACCGAGGCTGCAGAGAGATTGGCTGAGGAGTATGATGACATTGTGGCGGTCACCACTGAGCATCACTTCTGA
- the LOC128383670 gene encoding coxsackievirus and adenovirus receptor homolog yields MARSLLLLTGCLLMWSLVSSLDDQQAIKVKSGDDVILPCHSPTRNEAIVLLEWSRSDLMTEINGYVLFVKENRQYNAFQYPSFRGRVQLQDPDVKDGDVSVTLKNVNISDTGTYECHVISGNRETAGRETDHSELIQLTVTESGWREIYKDGGHVGLAAIVSFMIVMIFMKGIKRCIYRPPAEKIGNQQQV; encoded by the exons ATGGCCAGGTCTCTGCTGCTATTGACGGGCTGCCTACTGATGTGGAGCCTGGTGTCTTCTCTGGATG ATCAGCAAGCGATAAAAGTGAAGTCTGGAGATGATGTTATTCTTCCATGTCACAGTCCCACCAGAAATGAAGCCATCGTACTGTTAGAGTGGAGCAGATCTGACCTGATGACAGAGATAAATGGGTACGTCTTGTTCGTCAAAGAGAACCGTCAATACAATGCCTTCCAGTATCCGTCTTTTCGTGGTCGAGTGCAGCTGCAGGATCCAGATGTGAAGGACGGAGATGTTTCTGTGACTCTGAAGAACGTCAACATCAGCGACACTGGAACATACGAGTGTCATGTTATATCCGGCAACAGAGAGACAGCAGGCAGAGAAACAGACCACAGTGAGCTCATCCAGCTGACCGTCACTGAGTCAG GATGGAGGGAAATCTACAAGGATGGAGGCCATGTTGGTCTTGCTGCTATTGTTAGTTTTATGATCGTCATGATCTTCatgaaaggaataaaaagatGTATATACCGCCCTCCTGCTGAGAAGATAGGTAACCAACAGCAGGTCTGA